A genomic stretch from Desulfolutivibrio sulfodismutans DSM 3696 includes:
- the rpmC gene encoding 50S ribosomal protein L29, with protein MKVAELREKEVKSLHDLLGESREELFKLRFQHATAQLEKTHKLGDVKKNIARILTVLREKSAPGA; from the coding sequence ATGAAGGTCGCCGAATTGCGCGAAAAAGAGGTCAAGAGCCTGCATGACCTTTTGGGCGAAAGTCGCGAGGAACTCTTCAAGCTGCGTTTCCAGCACGCCACGGCGCAGCTGGAAAAGACGCACAAGCTTGGGGACGTCAAAAAAAACATCGCCCGGATATTGACCGTGCTGCGCGAGAAATCCGCGCCCGGCGCTTAA
- the tuf gene encoding elongation factor Tu, with amino-acid sequence MGKAKFERNKPHVNIGTIGHIDHGKTTLTAAITRLASMKGFGEYIPFDQIDKAPEEKERGITIATAHVEYQTDKRHYAHVDCPGHADYIKNMITGAAQMDGGILVVAATDGPMPQTREHILLARQVGVPQLVVFMNKVDLVDDPELLELVELEVRELLTKYGFPGDDVPVIKGSALKALEADDIKSPDAAPIFELLDACDAFIPEPKRDIEKPFLMPIEDVFSISGRGTVVTGRVERGTVTVGEEVEIVGIKTTVKTTCTGVEMFRKILDKGMAGDNVGVLLRGVKRDDVERGQVLAKPGSITPHRKFKAEVYILTKEEGGRHTPFFTGYRPQFYFRTTDITGVVTLNEGVEMVMPGDNATFNVEMIAPIAMETGLRFAIREGGRTVGAGVVSEIVE; translated from the coding sequence ATGGGCAAGGCGAAATTCGAACGCAACAAGCCGCATGTCAACATCGGCACCATCGGCCACATCGACCACGGCAAGACCACGCTGACCGCAGCCATCACCCGGCTGGCCAGCATGAAGGGTTTTGGCGAATACATTCCCTTCGACCAGATCGACAAGGCCCCGGAGGAGAAGGAACGCGGCATCACCATCGCCACGGCCCATGTGGAATATCAGACCGACAAGCGCCACTACGCCCATGTGGACTGCCCGGGCCACGCCGACTACATCAAGAACATGATCACCGGCGCCGCCCAGATGGACGGCGGTATCCTGGTGGTGGCGGCCACCGACGGTCCCATGCCCCAGACCCGGGAGCACATCCTTTTGGCCCGTCAGGTGGGCGTGCCCCAGTTGGTGGTGTTCATGAACAAGGTCGACCTGGTGGACGACCCGGAGCTTTTGGAGCTGGTGGAGCTTGAAGTGCGTGAGCTTCTGACCAAGTACGGCTTCCCCGGCGACGACGTCCCGGTCATCAAGGGCAGCGCGCTCAAGGCCCTGGAGGCGGACGACATCAAGAGCCCCGATGCGGCCCCGATCTTTGAGCTGCTCGATGCCTGCGACGCGTTTATTCCCGAGCCCAAGCGCGACATCGAGAAGCCGTTCCTGATGCCCATTGAAGACGTGTTCTCCATCTCTGGCCGGGGCACCGTGGTCACCGGACGTGTGGAGCGCGGCACCGTGACGGTTGGCGAGGAAGTGGAGATCGTGGGCATCAAGACCACGGTCAAGACCACCTGCACGGGCGTGGAAATGTTCCGCAAGATTCTGGACAAGGGCATGGCCGGCGACAACGTGGGCGTGCTGCTTCGCGGCGTCAAGCGCGACGATGTGGAGCGCGGCCAGGTGTTGGCCAAGCCGGGTTCGATCACCCCGCACCGGAAGTTCAAGGCCGAGGTGTACATCCTGACCAAGGAAGAGGGCGGCCGCCACACCCCGTTTTTCACCGGATATCGTCCGCAGTTCTACTTCCGGACCACGGACATCACCGGCGTGGTGACCCTGAACGAGGGCGTTGAAATGGTCATGCCCGGCGACAACGCCACGTTCAATGTTGAAATGATCGCCCCCATCGCCATGGAAACGGGCCTGCGCTTCGCCATTCGCGAAGGCGGCCGGACCGTTGGCGCGGGCGTCGTCTCGGAAATCGTGGAGTAA
- the rplD gene encoding 50S ribosomal protein L4, with amino-acid sequence MANVKIFDQTKREVGELELSPEVFEVTVRPEVLHLVVRAQLAAKRAGTHSTKTRSEVSGGGHKPWRQKGTGKARAGSSRSPLWRGGAVIHGPRPRDYEFKVNRKVRQLALKMALSAKVGESSLMLIDKFDLAEAKTKLMAKVAGDLGLKKALIVLPESDNKLELSARNLPGIKVIRHDMLNVYDVLLHEQVVMATDAALRVQERLRHGLR; translated from the coding sequence ATGGCCAACGTAAAGATATTTGATCAGACCAAGCGGGAAGTCGGAGAGCTCGAGCTTTCCCCCGAGGTGTTCGAGGTGACCGTGCGTCCCGAGGTGCTGCATCTTGTGGTGCGCGCCCAACTGGCCGCCAAACGGGCCGGTACGCACAGCACCAAGACCAGGAGCGAAGTCTCCGGCGGCGGGCACAAGCCCTGGCGGCAAAAGGGCACCGGCAAGGCCCGGGCGGGGAGCAGCCGTTCCCCCTTGTGGCGGGGTGGGGCGGTCATCCATGGTCCGCGTCCGCGGGATTATGAGTTCAAGGTCAACCGCAAGGTGCGCCAACTGGCGCTCAAGATGGCCCTGTCGGCCAAAGTGGGCGAGTCGAGCCTGATGCTGATTGACAAGTTCGACCTGGCCGAGGCCAAGACCAAGCTCATGGCCAAGGTGGCCGGTGATCTCGGACTGAAAAAAGCATTGATAGTCCTGCCGGAGTCTGATAACAAGCTTGAGCTTTCAGCGAGGAATTTGCCCGGCATCAAAGTCATCCGGCACGACATGCTCAATGTCTATGACGTGCTCCTGCATGAGCAGGTGGTGATGGCCACGGACGCCGCGCTTCGCGTACAGGAGAGGCTTCGCCATGGATTACGCTAG
- the rpsJ gene encoding 30S ribosomal protein S10, producing MVAMNSDRIRIKLKAYDYRILDKAVSEIVDTARNTGAGVAGPIPLPTDIHKYTVNRSVHVDKKSREQFEMRVHKRLLDIMEPTQQTVDALGKLSLPAGVDVEIKL from the coding sequence ATGGTTGCCATGAATAGCGATCGCATCCGCATCAAACTGAAAGCATACGACTACCGCATTCTGGACAAGGCCGTCTCCGAGATCGTGGATACGGCGCGCAACACCGGCGCGGGCGTGGCTGGGCCCATTCCGCTGCCCACGGACATCCACAAGTACACGGTCAACCGTTCCGTGCATGTGGACAAAAAGTCCCGGGAGCAGTTCGAGATGCGGGTGCACAAACGTCTTTTGGACATCATGGAACCCACGCAGCAGACCGTGGATGCGCTGGGCAAACTCAGCCTCCCGGCTGGTGTCGACGTGGAAATCAAGCTCTAG
- the rplE gene encoding 50S ribosomal protein L5, giving the protein MTRLENMYTEKVAPALKKEFGYTSSMQIPKLRAVSLNIGLGEASQNNKLIEEAVVELTSIAGQKAVITRARKSIAAFKLREGLPVGCRVTLRHERMWDFLDKLINYALPRVRDFRGIPDRGFDGRGNFTLGIREHTIFPEINVDRVERVKGMNVTIVTSARSDKEGKVLLDLLGMPFKK; this is encoded by the coding sequence ATGACCCGCCTGGAAAACATGTATACCGAAAAGGTGGCCCCCGCCCTCAAAAAAGAGTTCGGGTACACCTCGTCCATGCAGATTCCGAAGCTTCGGGCTGTCTCGCTCAACATTGGCCTGGGCGAGGCCAGCCAGAATAACAAGCTCATCGAGGAAGCCGTTGTGGAGTTGACCTCCATAGCCGGCCAGAAAGCGGTGATCACCCGGGCCCGGAAGTCCATCGCGGCGTTCAAGCTGCGCGAGGGCCTCCCCGTGGGATGCCGGGTCACGCTTCGCCATGAGCGCATGTGGGACTTCCTGGACAAGCTGATCAACTATGCCCTGCCGCGAGTGCGCGATTTTCGGGGCATTCCCGACAGGGGGTTTGACGGCAGGGGCAACTTCACGCTGGGCATCCGGGAACACACCATTTTCCCGGAGATCAACGTGGACAGGGTCGAGCGTGTCAAGGGCATGAACGTGACCATCGTCACCAGCGCTCGTTCCGACAAGGAAGGCAAGGTTCTTCTGGACCTGCTCGGCATGCCGTTCAAAAAATAA
- the rpsG gene encoding 30S ribosomal protein S7 — protein sequence MPRKGPVPKRSVLPDPKYGSQLITKFINRLMHDGEKSVAEGLFYRAVDVLAEKAGEDPLKAFEKALGNVRPHMEVKPRRVGGATYQVPMEVRPERQVTLAIRWVINYARSRGEKGMADKLSGELLDAYNNRGGAVKKREDTHRMAEANKAFAHYRW from the coding sequence ATGCCTCGTAAAGGCCCCGTCCCCAAGAGATCCGTGCTGCCCGATCCCAAATACGGCAGCCAGCTGATCACGAAGTTCATCAATCGTTTGATGCACGACGGCGAGAAAAGCGTTGCCGAAGGACTTTTCTACCGGGCCGTCGACGTCCTGGCTGAAAAGGCCGGCGAAGACCCCTTGAAGGCCTTTGAAAAGGCCCTGGGCAACGTCCGTCCGCACATGGAAGTCAAGCCCCGCCGGGTTGGCGGCGCGACCTACCAGGTTCCCATGGAGGTTCGCCCCGAGCGTCAGGTCACCCTGGCCATCCGGTGGGTCATCAATTATGCCCGCTCGCGCGGCGAGAAAGGCATGGCCGATAAACTGTCCGGGGAACTCCTGGATGCCTATAACAATCGCGGCGGGGCGGTGAAGAAGCGCGAAGACACTCACCGTATGGCCGAGGCCAACAAGGCCTTCGCCCATTACCGCTGGTAG
- the rplX gene encoding 50S ribosomal protein L24 codes for MKIYKIRKNDKVIVTAGKDKGKVGRVLKLYPKKDRILVEKVNMVKRHTKANPYAKTPGGIVEKESSLHISNVALLCDSCAKPTRVGYKVTEDGKKVRFCKKCNQDIDKG; via the coding sequence ATGAAAATCTACAAGATTCGCAAAAACGACAAGGTCATTGTCACTGCGGGCAAGGACAAGGGCAAAGTGGGCCGGGTGCTCAAGCTTTACCCGAAAAAAGATCGGATCCTGGTGGAAAAGGTGAATATGGTCAAGCGCCACACCAAAGCCAATCCGTACGCCAAAACCCCCGGCGGCATCGTGGAGAAGGAATCGTCCCTGCATATTTCCAACGTGGCTCTGTTGTGCGACTCGTGCGCCAAGCCGACGCGGGTGGGGTACAAGGTCACGGAAGACGGTAAAAAGGTCCGGTTCTGCAAGAAATGCAACCAGGACATCGATAAGGGATAA
- the fusA gene encoding elongation factor G, translating to MSKPVPIERQRNIGIMAHIDAGKTTTTERILFYTGVSHKIGEVHDGQATMDWMVQEQERGITITSAATTCYWRDHRINIIDTPGHVDFTIEVERSLRVLDGAVAVFDAVAGVEPQTETVWRQAERYNVPRMSFVNKMDRVGANFFRCVDMIRDRLGAKPVPLQIPIGSEEDFQGVVDLIRGKAIYFDDSTKGREFVEKDIPPELQERYDELRLAMLEAVAEEDDSLLEKYLGGEEISPEVLVTAIRKATIGLSICPVLCGSAFKNKGVQPLLDAVVDYLPSPLDIPPVVGTDPDYPDKQIECPCDSKKPLAALAFKLMSDPFVGHLTFLRLYSGRIESGMTVVNANTGKKERVGRLLQMHANKREDIKTAEAGDIVAAVGMKITSTGDTLCEVGKGVKLESLTIPEPVIEVAIEPKTKADRDALSQALAKLAKEDPSFRVKGDEESGQTLIAGMGELHLEIIVDRLMREFGVNANVGQPQVAYRETITKSVKHENRYVKQTGGRGQYGHVVIEIGPKEDGGYEFVNSIVGGVIPKEYIPAVDKGMQNAMKSGVLAGFPVVDIRAELTFGSYHEVDSSEQAFYICASQAFKEAVQKAGPVLLEPIMMVEVVTPDEYLGEVMGDLNGRRGRVSKLDARPGAQIISAHVPLSQMFGYATDLRSRTQGRATFSMQFDHYEKVPASLAEELVKKK from the coding sequence GTGTCCAAGCCCGTACCCATTGAGCGGCAACGCAACATAGGCATCATGGCCCACATTGATGCTGGGAAGACCACGACCACGGAGAGAATTCTCTTCTATACCGGCGTGTCCCACAAGATTGGGGAAGTCCATGACGGCCAGGCCACCATGGACTGGATGGTCCAGGAGCAGGAGCGCGGCATCACCATCACCTCCGCCGCCACCACCTGCTATTGGCGTGACCATCGCATCAACATCATCGACACCCCCGGGCACGTCGACTTCACCATTGAGGTGGAGCGTTCTCTCCGGGTTCTCGACGGAGCCGTGGCCGTTTTCGACGCCGTGGCCGGGGTTGAGCCCCAGACCGAGACCGTCTGGCGTCAGGCCGAGCGCTACAACGTGCCACGCATGAGCTTCGTCAACAAGATGGACCGCGTCGGCGCCAACTTCTTCCGTTGCGTGGACATGATCCGCGACCGCCTGGGCGCCAAGCCCGTTCCCTTGCAGATCCCCATCGGCTCCGAGGAGGATTTTCAGGGAGTGGTGGATCTTATTCGCGGCAAGGCGATCTATTTCGACGACAGCACCAAGGGGCGCGAATTCGTCGAGAAAGATATTCCGCCCGAGCTGCAGGAGCGGTACGACGAATTGCGGCTGGCCATGCTTGAGGCCGTCGCCGAGGAAGACGACAGTCTGCTGGAAAAATATCTCGGAGGCGAGGAAATCTCCCCCGAAGTCCTGGTGACAGCCATTCGCAAGGCCACCATCGGACTGTCCATCTGCCCGGTTTTGTGCGGATCCGCCTTCAAGAACAAGGGCGTGCAGCCCCTGCTCGACGCGGTGGTCGATTATCTGCCGTCCCCCTTGGACATCCCGCCGGTCGTCGGCACGGATCCCGATTATCCGGACAAGCAGATTGAATGCCCCTGCGATTCGAAGAAACCGTTGGCCGCCCTGGCCTTCAAGCTCATGTCCGACCCCTTTGTGGGCCACCTGACCTTCCTGCGCCTGTACTCCGGCCGCATCGAATCGGGCATGACCGTGGTCAACGCCAATACCGGCAAGAAAGAACGCGTCGGGCGGTTGCTCCAGATGCACGCCAACAAGCGCGAAGATATCAAGACAGCGGAAGCTGGCGACATCGTGGCCGCCGTGGGCATGAAGATCACCAGCACCGGCGACACCCTGTGCGAAGTGGGCAAGGGCGTGAAGCTCGAGTCCCTGACCATCCCCGAGCCGGTCATTGAAGTGGCCATCGAGCCCAAGACCAAGGCCGACCGCGACGCCCTGTCCCAGGCCCTGGCCAAGCTGGCCAAGGAAGACCCGTCTTTCCGGGTCAAGGGCGACGAGGAATCCGGGCAGACGCTGATCGCGGGCATGGGCGAACTGCACCTGGAAATCATCGTGGACCGCCTGATGCGCGAGTTCGGGGTCAACGCCAACGTGGGCCAGCCCCAGGTGGCCTACCGCGAGACCATCACCAAGTCCGTCAAGCATGAGAACCGCTACGTCAAGCAGACCGGCGGCCGGGGCCAGTACGGCCACGTGGTCATCGAGATCGGTCCCAAGGAAGACGGCGGGTATGAGTTCGTCAACTCCATCGTGGGCGGCGTCATCCCCAAGGAATACATCCCGGCCGTGGACAAGGGCATGCAAAACGCCATGAAGTCCGGCGTGCTGGCCGGGTTCCCGGTGGTGGACATCCGGGCCGAGCTGACGTTCGGTTCCTACCACGAAGTGGATTCTTCCGAGCAGGCCTTCTATATCTGCGCCTCCCAGGCCTTCAAGGAAGCCGTGCAAAAGGCCGGGCCGGTCCTCCTCGAACCGATCATGATGGTCGAGGTGGTCACCCCCGACGAGTACCTGGGCGAGGTCATGGGCGATTTGAACGGCCGTCGCGGCCGGGTCTCCAAGCTCGACGCGCGTCCCGGCGCCCAGATCATCAGCGCCCACGTGCCTCTGTCCCAGATGTTCGGGTACGCCACGGATCTGCGTTCGCGCACCCAGGGCCGGGCCACGTTCAGCATGCAGTTCGATCACTATGAAAAGGTTCCCGCCAGCTTGGCCGAGGAACTGGTGAAAAAGAAATAA
- the rplW gene encoding 50S ribosomal protein L23 produces the protein MDYASILLRPLVSEKATFVKEAANQVVFQVAPGANKIEIKKAVEAAFSVKVDSVSVTVRKPRKRRFGRVLRRVPGMKKAYVTLAAGDKIEFFEGV, from the coding sequence ATGGATTACGCTAGCATACTGCTTCGGCCGCTGGTTTCGGAAAAGGCCACCTTCGTCAAGGAAGCGGCCAACCAGGTGGTTTTCCAGGTTGCGCCCGGGGCGAACAAGATCGAGATCAAAAAGGCCGTTGAAGCCGCCTTTTCCGTCAAGGTGGATTCCGTGAGCGTGACGGTGCGAAAACCTCGCAAGCGTCGCTTCGGCCGGGTTCTGCGTCGGGTGCCGGGCATGAAGAAGGCCTACGTGACCCTGGCCGCTGGCGATAAAATTGAGTTTTTTGAAGGGGTCTAG
- the rplN gene encoding 50S ribosomal protein L14, with protein sequence MIQVESKLDVADNSGAKKVSCIKVLGGSRRRYAGVGDIIVVSVKEAMPHSKVKKGAVMKAVVVRTTKEIGRPDGSYIKFDNNSAVLLNSQLEPVGTRIFGPVARELRQKNFMKIVSLAPEVL encoded by the coding sequence ATGATCCAGGTGGAAAGCAAACTCGACGTGGCGGACAACTCCGGAGCCAAGAAGGTCAGTTGCATCAAGGTTCTGGGCGGCAGCCGTCGCAGGTACGCGGGCGTGGGGGACATCATCGTGGTTTCCGTCAAGGAGGCCATGCCTCATTCCAAGGTGAAAAAGGGCGCGGTGATGAAGGCCGTTGTGGTGCGCACCACAAAGGAAATCGGTCGTCCCGACGGTTCCTACATCAAATTCGACAACAATTCCGCCGTGCTGTTGAACAGCCAGCTTGAGCCCGTGGGCACCCGCATTTTCGGACCGGTGGCCAGGGAACTGCGGCAGAAAAACTTCATGAAAATCGTCTCTCTGGCCCCTGAGGTTCTGTAG
- the rplP gene encoding 50S ribosomal protein L16: MLAPNKTKFRKMQKGRLRGPATRGASVAFGEVGIKAMEHGKLTSQQIEAARVAIMRHIKRGGKVWIRIFPDHPITEKPAEVRQGKGKGAPVGWYAAVKPGRVLYEIKGVDMEVAKIALTRAMHKLPIKTKIVVKEVA, encoded by the coding sequence ATGTTGGCTCCCAATAAAACAAAATTCCGCAAGATGCAGAAGGGCCGGTTGCGCGGCCCGGCCACCCGCGGGGCCAGTGTGGCCTTCGGCGAGGTGGGCATCAAGGCCATGGAGCACGGCAAGCTGACCAGCCAGCAGATCGAGGCCGCCCGTGTGGCCATCATGCGCCACATCAAACGGGGTGGAAAGGTCTGGATTCGGATCTTTCCGGATCACCCCATTACCGAAAAGCCCGCTGAAGTCCGCCAGGGCAAGGGAAAGGGCGCGCCTGTGGGCTGGTATGCGGCTGTAAAGCCTGGCCGGGTGCTCTACGAGATCAAGGGCGTGGACATGGAAGTGGCCAAGATTGCGCTGACCAGGGCCATGCATAAGCTGCCCATCAAGACCAAGATTGTGGTCAAGGAGGTGGCGTAG
- the rplC gene encoding 50S ribosomal protein L3, with protein sequence MAGTLGILGRKLGMTRIFADDGTIVPVTVIQAGPCPVTQIKTPANDGYEAVQIAFDQIPERKATKPMRGHLAKAGRGEYRVLRELRFDGAGGFELGMDLTVSIFAPGEKVKVTGTSIGKGFQGVMKRWNFRGLKATHGTEKAHRSGGSIGNNTEPGKVMKGKKMAGHMGAKTVTCIGLEIVDVRPEDNLLLVKGQIPGPRNAVVMVRKQG encoded by the coding sequence ATGGCAGGCACGTTAGGAATTTTGGGCCGGAAACTGGGGATGACCCGGATTTTCGCCGACGACGGCACGATTGTCCCGGTGACGGTGATCCAGGCCGGACCATGTCCGGTCACGCAGATCAAGACCCCGGCCAACGACGGCTATGAAGCCGTTCAGATCGCCTTTGACCAGATCCCGGAGCGCAAGGCCACCAAGCCCATGCGCGGGCATTTGGCCAAGGCCGGCCGTGGCGAATACCGCGTCCTTCGTGAGCTTCGTTTCGACGGCGCCGGCGGTTTCGAACTGGGTATGGATCTGACCGTCTCCATTTTCGCACCCGGGGAAAAGGTCAAGGTCACCGGCACATCCATCGGCAAGGGTTTTCAGGGCGTCATGAAACGCTGGAACTTCAGAGGCCTAAAAGCCACTCACGGAACGGAGAAAGCCCATCGTTCCGGCGGTTCCATCGGTAACAACACCGAGCCCGGCAAGGTCATGAAAGGCAAGAAGATGGCCGGCCACATGGGCGCCAAGACCGTGACCTGCATTGGTCTTGAGATCGTGGACGTGCGGCCGGAGGACAATCTCCTCCTGGTCAAGGGCCAGATTCCGGGTCCCAGAAACGCCGTGGTCATGGTTCGCAAGCAGGGCTAA
- the rplV gene encoding 50S ribosomal protein L22 → MEAKAIARYIRVSPQKARLVADNIKGRPVEEAMNILKFTPKKAAQLIGKVLHSAVANAEQISGVDIDTLTVKQVIINPGPSWKRLLTRSMGRANRIVKRTSHITVVVAES, encoded by the coding sequence ATGGAAGCCAAAGCCATAGCCAGATATATCCGCGTCTCGCCTCAGAAGGCGCGGTTGGTGGCCGACAACATCAAGGGCCGCCCCGTCGAGGAGGCGATGAACATACTCAAGTTCACGCCCAAAAAGGCCGCGCAGCTTATCGGCAAAGTGCTGCACTCCGCCGTGGCCAATGCCGAACAGATTTCCGGCGTGGATATCGACACCCTCACGGTCAAGCAGGTGATCATCAATCCGGGACCGTCCTGGAAGCGCCTTCTGACTCGTTCCATGGGCAGGGCCAACCGGATCGTGAAACGCACCAGCCACATCACCGTGGTTGTCGCGGAAAGCTAG
- the rpsS gene encoding 30S ribosomal protein S19, which produces MPRSLKKGPFVDDHLQRKVQIANESKDRRVIKTWSRRSTILPEMVGMTFAVHNGKKFIPVFVSENMVGHKLGEFSPTRTFHGHAADKKTKAKK; this is translated from the coding sequence ATGCCTCGTTCCCTGAAAAAAGGTCCCTTCGTGGACGACCACCTGCAGCGCAAGGTCCAGATCGCCAACGAAAGCAAGGACCGCCGGGTCATCAAGACCTGGTCCCGTCGCTCCACCATACTGCCCGAGATGGTCGGCATGACCTTTGCCGTACACAATGGGAAGAAATTCATCCCGGTGTTCGTGTCTGAGAACATGGTCGGACATAAGCTTGGCGAGTTTTCACCCACGCGCACGTTCCACGGGCACGCCGCGGACAAAAAAACCAAGGCCAAGAAGTAA
- the rpsL gene encoding 30S ribosomal protein S12, which yields MPTINQLIRKERAQVAKRRKTPALQACPQRRGVCTRVYTTTPKKPNSALRKVARVRLTNGIEVTSYIPGEGHNLQEHSVVMIRGGRVKDIPGVRYHIIRGTLDTAGVGDRRQSRSKYGAKRPK from the coding sequence ATGCCCACGATCAACCAGCTCATCCGCAAGGAGCGCGCCCAGGTCGCCAAGCGCCGGAAAACCCCGGCCCTGCAGGCGTGCCCCCAGCGTCGGGGGGTGTGCACCCGCGTGTACACCACCACACCCAAGAAGCCCAACTCGGCCTTGCGCAAAGTGGCCCGCGTCCGGCTCACCAACGGTATCGAGGTCACCTCGTACATCCCCGGCGAGGGCCATAATCTTCAGGAGCACTCCGTGGTCATGATCCGGGGCGGCCGTGTCAAGGATATTCCTGGCGTGCGCTACCACATCATCCGCGGCACCCTGGATACGGCCGGTGTCGGCGACCGTCGTCAGAGTCGCTCCAAGTACGGCGCCAAGCGCCCCAAATAG
- the rplB gene encoding 50S ribosomal protein L2 → MSIRKLKPTSAGRRFQTVSTFEEVTRSTPEKSLTEGLPRKSGRNSYGRITSRRRGGGNKRLYRIIDFKRDKWGIPAKVFSIEYDPNRSARIALLHYADGEKRYILAPVGISVGDTLAAGETADIKPGNALPLKRIPVGTLLHNIELNPGRGGQMCRAAGTYAQLVAKEGKYALVRLPSGEVRNVLSSCIATVGQVGNVMHENISIGKAGRNRWLNRRPKVRGVAMNPVDHPLGGGEGKSSGGRHPVTPWGKPTKGYKTRNVKKPSSKLIVKRRGEK, encoded by the coding sequence ATGTCCATCCGTAAGCTGAAACCCACTTCCGCCGGACGTCGTTTCCAGACGGTGTCCACCTTTGAGGAAGTTACCCGGTCCACCCCGGAAAAGTCCCTCACCGAAGGGCTGCCGCGCAAGTCCGGGCGCAACTCCTACGGACGGATCACCTCGCGCCGTCGGGGTGGCGGAAACAAGCGCCTGTACCGCATCATCGATTTCAAGCGCGACAAGTGGGGGATACCGGCCAAGGTCTTCTCCATTGAATATGATCCCAACCGCAGCGCCCGCATCGCCCTGTTGCACTATGCCGACGGCGAAAAGCGGTACATCCTGGCGCCGGTTGGCATCTCCGTGGGCGACACCCTGGCCGCCGGCGAAACGGCGGACATCAAACCCGGAAACGCCCTGCCGCTCAAGCGCATTCCCGTGGGCACGCTCCTTCACAACATCGAGCTCAACCCTGGACGGGGCGGACAGATGTGCCGCGCGGCCGGCACCTACGCCCAGCTTGTGGCCAAGGAAGGCAAGTACGCCCTGGTGCGGCTGCCCTCGGGCGAGGTCAGAAACGTCTTGTCCTCCTGCATCGCTACGGTGGGGCAGGTTGGCAACGTCATGCACGAGAACATTTCCATCGGCAAGGCCGGCCGCAATCGCTGGCTCAACCGTCGGCCCAAGGTGCGCGGCGTGGCCATGAACCCGGTCGACCATCCTCTGGGCGGCGGTGAAGGCAAAAGCTCCGGCGGCCGTCATCCGGTGACCCCGTGGGGTAAGCCCACCAAGGGCTACAAGACCCGCAACGTCAAAAAGCCCTCTTCCAAGCTGATCGTGAAGCGGCGCGGCGAAAAGTAG
- the rpsC gene encoding 30S ribosomal protein S3: MGQKVHPYGFRLGYNKTWISRWFSKKDYPAFVFEDSKIRKFVKKTLYHAGISKIEIERAGGKIRLIIHTARPGIVIGRKGTEIEKVRADLKQRFGREFTVEVNEIRRPEIDAQLVAENIALQLERRVAFRRAMKRTVGLSRKFGAEGIKVACAGRLAGAEIARAEWYRDGRVPLQTLRADIDYGLATAKTTYGVIGVKVWIFKGEILDREVEA; this comes from the coding sequence ATGGGCCAGAAAGTTCATCCGTACGGATTCAGACTGGGGTACAACAAAACCTGGATATCCCGGTGGTTCTCTAAGAAAGATTACCCCGCCTTTGTCTTTGAGGACAGCAAGATTCGCAAGTTCGTGAAGAAGACCCTGTACCACGCGGGAATCTCCAAGATCGAGATCGAGCGCGCCGGGGGAAAGATTCGCTTGATCATCCACACCGCGCGTCCGGGCATCGTCATCGGCCGCAAAGGGACGGAGATCGAGAAGGTTCGTGCCGACCTGAAGCAGCGGTTTGGTCGCGAGTTCACCGTCGAGGTCAACGAGATTCGTCGGCCTGAGATCGACGCCCAGTTGGTGGCCGAGAACATCGCTTTGCAACTGGAACGCCGGGTGGCTTTCCGCCGGGCCATGAAGCGCACGGTGGGCCTGTCGCGCAAGTTCGGGGCGGAGGGCATCAAGGTGGCCTGCGCCGGCCGCTTGGCCGGGGCTGAAATCGCCCGCGCTGAATGGTACCGCGACGGCCGCGTGCCCTTGCAGACCCTTCGCGCCGACATCGACTACGGTTTGGCCACGGCCAAGACGACCTACGGGGTCATCGGGGTCAAGGTCTGGATCTTTAAGGGCGAGATACTCGACAGAGAGGTTGAAGCGTAA
- the rpsQ gene encoding 30S ribosomal protein S17, which yields MTEENKSNRRVLTGVVVSSKNDKTIVVRVETLIQHPLYKKFIRRHKKFMAHDPANECGMGDTVRIIEHRPLSRRKRWHLVQIMEKAV from the coding sequence ATGACTGAAGAGAACAAGAGCAATCGCCGCGTCCTGACCGGCGTCGTGGTTTCGAGCAAAAATGACAAGACCATCGTGGTCCGGGTCGAGACCCTGATCCAGCACCCGCTGTACAAGAAGTTCATCCGCCGTCACAAAAAGTTCATGGCCCACGATCCGGCCAACGAATGCGGCATGGGGGACACGGTGCGGATCATCGAGCATCGACCCTTGTCCAGGCGCAAGCGCTGGCATCTGGTCCAAATCATGGAAAAAGCGGTTTAG